A stretch of Candidatus Eisenbacteria bacterium DNA encodes these proteins:
- a CDS encoding PorV/PorQ family protein, which yields MSTHRWARAAALALLFLAPGIAPAGDQLGTRAFPFLRIGVDARATGMGDAYSAVADGAEAAEWNPAGLAVPNHPTLTSGYLKYLSDMHAGSLSFAQPVGRRFTWGLSVRFFTVGGIPRTTVENPTGEGLGEFSSTDLCFKAAFALRVTSRIALGMTGGVVTGTIDEATAYGFTSDYGLLIRDLIGRMRVAAAVRNAGTMSAAYVGEVDPLPTEIVFGLAHPFIDRKLLLAGESAWSVDRGTEWHVGAEWEPVTDFFVRSGYRTEGSDLRDGERASDLAGLAFGVGFGRVREYRIDYAYASMGDLGNTHRFTFAWIFR from the coding sequence TTGTCGACGCATCGATGGGCCCGCGCCGCCGCGCTTGCTCTTCTCTTTCTCGCGCCGGGGATCGCGCCTGCGGGCGATCAGCTCGGAACGCGGGCGTTCCCCTTTCTTCGGATCGGCGTGGACGCGCGGGCGACCGGCATGGGGGACGCCTACTCGGCGGTCGCCGACGGAGCCGAGGCGGCGGAGTGGAATCCCGCCGGGCTCGCGGTCCCCAACCATCCGACGCTCACGTCCGGCTACCTCAAGTACCTCTCCGACATGCACGCCGGCTCGCTTTCGTTCGCGCAGCCGGTCGGAAGGCGTTTCACTTGGGGTCTCTCGGTCCGCTTCTTCACGGTGGGCGGGATCCCTCGAACGACGGTCGAGAACCCGACCGGCGAGGGCCTCGGCGAGTTCTCCTCCACCGACCTCTGCTTCAAGGCGGCCTTCGCGCTCCGCGTGACGTCGAGGATCGCGCTCGGCATGACCGGCGGGGTCGTGACCGGAACGATCGACGAGGCGACCGCGTACGGGTTCACGTCGGACTATGGCCTGCTCATCCGAGACCTGATCGGGAGGATGCGCGTCGCGGCGGCGGTGAGGAACGCGGGAACGATGAGCGCGGCCTACGTCGGCGAGGTCGATCCTCTCCCCACGGAGATCGTGTTCGGTCTCGCGCATCCCTTCATCGACCGGAAGCTTCTTCTCGCGGGGGAGTCTGCTTGGTCGGTCGATCGCGGGACCGAGTGGCACGTCGGCGCCGAATGGGAGCCGGTGACCGACTTCTTCGTCCGCTCCGGATACCGGACGGAGGGGAGCGATCTTCGCGACGGCGAGCGGGCGTCCGATCTCGCCGGGCTTGCGTTCGGCGTCGGCTTCGGCCGTGTGCGCGAGTACCGCATCGACTACGCCTACGCGTCGATGGGGGACCTCGGCAACACGCACCGTTTCACGTTCGCCTGGATCTTCCGTTAA
- the purD gene encoding phosphoribosylamine--glycine ligase, with the protein MRVLVVGSGGREHALIDALSRSTGVTDLLAYPGREGFSPLARPACGAGLSPEEILSIAEREKIDLTLVGPEGPLVAGAGDLFARAGRGFFGPSSGAARLEGSKVFAKRVLEESGAPTARSMLVRSLAEAERALAAIGLPVAVKADGLAAGKGVVLAATEEEALETARRFLEEKALGRAGETLLFEEFLRGEELSVLALVEGEAFALFPASRDYKRIGDGGTGANTGGMGAISPVPGVDTVLLRTIEDDVFRPVLRAMARAGSPYRGILYAGIMLTHEGPKVLEFNCRFGDPETQAVLPLVKEDLLPRLDAAARGAWIEGPIAVSEGAAACVVLAAPGYPDRPITGGRIEGLEEPPLPGTRRYHAGTARKDGAWITAGGRVLNIVARGANLDEALALAYREADRIRFEGKQWRRDIGKPGVQG; encoded by the coding sequence GTGCGCGTTCTCGTGGTCGGTAGCGGCGGCAGGGAGCACGCGCTGATCGACGCGCTCTCCCGTTCGACGGGCGTCACTGACCTTCTCGCCTATCCGGGGCGGGAGGGGTTTTCGCCCCTCGCGCGGCCGGCGTGCGGGGCCGGCCTCTCGCCCGAGGAGATCCTCTCGATCGCGGAGCGCGAGAAGATCGATCTCACGCTCGTGGGACCCGAGGGGCCGCTCGTGGCGGGGGCGGGAGATCTCTTCGCGAGGGCCGGGCGCGGCTTCTTCGGTCCTTCGAGCGGCGCGGCGCGACTCGAGGGGAGCAAGGTCTTCGCGAAGCGCGTGCTTGAGGAGAGCGGCGCACCGACCGCGCGCTCCATGCTCGTCCGCTCTCTCGCCGAGGCGGAGCGCGCCCTCGCGGCGATCGGTCTTCCGGTCGCGGTGAAGGCGGACGGTCTCGCCGCCGGAAAGGGGGTCGTCCTCGCGGCGACCGAAGAGGAAGCCCTCGAAACCGCCCGCCGCTTTCTCGAGGAGAAGGCGCTCGGAAGGGCCGGGGAAACGCTTCTCTTCGAGGAGTTCCTCCGCGGGGAGGAGCTCTCGGTTCTCGCGCTCGTCGAGGGGGAGGCGTTCGCGCTCTTCCCCGCCTCGCGCGACTACAAGAGGATCGGGGACGGCGGGACGGGCGCGAACACCGGGGGGATGGGCGCGATCTCCCCGGTTCCGGGCGTGGACACGGTCCTTCTTCGGACGATCGAGGACGATGTCTTTCGTCCTGTTCTTCGCGCGATGGCGCGCGCGGGGAGTCCGTACCGCGGGATTTTGTACGCGGGTATCATGTTGACGCATGAAGGACCGAAAGTGCTCGAGTTCAACTGCCGTTTCGGCGACCCGGAAACACAGGCGGTTCTTCCGCTCGTGAAGGAGGATCTCCTCCCTCGCCTCGACGCCGCGGCGCGAGGGGCTTGGATCGAGGGTCCGATCGCGGTTTCCGAGGGGGCGGCGGCGTGCGTGGTCCTCGCGGCTCCCGGGTACCCGGACCGCCCGATCACGGGAGGGCGCATCGAGGGGTTGGAGGAGCCGCCTCTTCCCGGCACCCGGCGCTACCACGCCGGGACGGCCCGGAAGGACGGCGCATGGATCACCGCGGGGGGGAGGGTGCTCAACATCGTGGCGCGAGGGGCGAACCTGGACGAAGCGCTCGCGCTCGCCTATCGCGAGGCGGATCGGATCCGCTTCGAGGGGAAACAATGGAGAAGGGACATCGGAAAGCCGGGCGTGCAGGGATAG
- the purE gene encoding 5-(carboxyamino)imidazole ribonucleotide mutase yields MEKGHRKAGRAGIGKAKPAVGVILGSASDRSIGEAAAEMLDRLGIPHEIVVASAHRNPDEVRRWARSAEKRGIRVVIAAAGLAAALPGVVASHTTLPVIGVPVAAGPLRGMDALLSMVQLPSGVPVGTVALGETGGKNGALLAARILALHDPGLRGRLLRMRTSSMKSGAKERTQ; encoded by the coding sequence ATGGAGAAGGGACATCGGAAAGCCGGGCGTGCAGGGATAGGGAAGGCGAAGCCCGCGGTCGGCGTGATTCTTGGGAGCGCCTCGGACCGATCGATCGGCGAGGCGGCGGCGGAAATGCTCGACCGGCTCGGGATACCTCACGAGATCGTCGTCGCTTCCGCGCACCGGAATCCTGATGAGGTGCGGCGCTGGGCGCGAAGCGCGGAGAAGCGCGGGATCCGGGTCGTGATCGCGGCGGCGGGGCTCGCGGCGGCTCTTCCGGGCGTGGTCGCGAGCCACACGACGCTTCCGGTCATCGGCGTGCCGGTCGCTGCGGGGCCGCTTCGCGGCATGGACGCGCTCCTCTCGATGGTCCAGCTCCCTTCCGGAGTTCCGGTGGGGACGGTCGCGCTCGGCGAGACCGGCGGAAAGAACGGGGCGCTCCTCGCGGCGCGGATTCTGGCTCTTCACGATCCGGGTCTCCGCGGACGATTGCTTCGCATGCGAACCTCTTCGATGAAGAGCGGC